The DNA segment CGGGAAATATTGCGTCAAACTTCCATTTAAGGAAAATGAACCTATTCTCGGTGAATCTTACTGAACTGCTTTAAAACGCTTATATTCTACTGAAAGATCCTTTGACAAAAAACCGCAGCTTAAAGAACCTTTTACCGAAAATCTAAACTCATATATAGAAAGCAATCATATGTCTGAAATAAACTCTGATTCAATTCATGAAGGTTATTTTTTACCACATCACTCGGTAATTGAACAATCTAGTCCCACAACAAAGGTAAGAGTAGTTTTTGGTGCATCGTCAAAAATGTCAAACGGAAAATCGCTAAACGTCACACTTATGGTGGGTCCGAATATCCAAGAAAAGCTTTTTCCACTACTTATTAGATTTAGATCACATGCTTACGCTTTAACCGCCGATATCGAAAAAATCTTTCGTCAAATCGATGTACATCCAGATGatccaaaatatctcaaaatattgTGGCGAGAAAAAACCGATCAACGTGTAAAAATCTTCACACTAAAAACAGTTACTTTTGGAACTGCACCTGCGTCATTTTTAGCTACAATAACTCTTGTACAGCTGGCAAACGTTAAAACCAATTCATATCCACATGCCTCTATAGCTTTAAAGGAAGatttttacatggatgatctcgTAGCGGGCGCGGAAACTCGCGAGCAAGCAAAACAATTAGTCAgcgatttaattgaaattactCAAAAGGCAGGCGTGCGTCTTAGGCAATGGGCTTCCAATGATTCGTCTCTTATCGAATCTTTGTCAAAAACATGTAacgattcatttttttgtttgaatttaggAGAAAAAACTAAAACTCTGGGTATTTATTGGGACCCAAAGTCAGATTTGCTGCTTTATATCGTGAATCAGTCAAATGTAGACAATGCCGTGACTAAAAGATCAATTCTCTcacaaatagcttaattttttgacCCACTCGGATTGTTAGGTCCTCTTATCGTAAAAGCGAAAATAATTATGTAATCTTTGcggaaattaaaattagattggGATACAAACGTCCTATCTCCAATAAAAGAAGACTGGATCGAATGTCaggatcaattaatttttctagaaaaattcactacccaaagaaaaataattggtaATGATTACGTTAACTTAGGAATACACGGTTTTTGCGATGCTAGCAAAAAAGCATACGGCGCTTGTATTTATATCAGATCTATCGACGATAATGGTGTAATCACTTCTCAATTAATCTGCTCGAAGTCAGGGGTCGCTCCTTTATATGTCGAAGACACATGTCATTTAGGAATATGCTCTGCCCTTTTActagtgaatttattttcaatagttcatCAAGCCTTACGTtgattaattatacaaaaaacagttttttggtcTGATTCaatgattgaattaaattgaatcaaAAGGGCCTCTCACACTCTTCCAACCTTTGAAGCAAATCGTGTCACCAAAATTCAAGCTTTATCGATCCCTCATGAATGGCGACACGTAGCTACCGAATATAATCGCGCAGATCTCGTGTTGCGAGGCCTATCACCAAAAGAGATAATTGACAACTCCTTTTGGCTGAATGGTCCAGTTTAGATTAAACAAGCGGAGGAAGACTGGCCCGATTccaaatttgaaactttaaaactaaCTACAAAGCAAACGATTAACGTAAATGCCGTATACGTAAATAAAATCGCGATGACTCTTTTTGAAAACGCGAAAACTTTTACCAGTCTAAAACGCACTGTAGCTTACTGCCAACGATTTATCAACAATAAAGTTCCTAAACAAAGCATATCGGGTTATCTCAATTCAATTGAACTCCAAAAAGCACATACGTGTATAATAAAAATCGTTCAGCAGCAagcattttcaaatgaattaaaaatgttagaatcgAAACAAAACTTTAAGGGGAATTTAACTGCACTTGCTACCTTTTTGGACGTTGAAGGCATCCTCAAGGTCGGAGGTCGACTTAGTCAATCCGACCTCAGTTACTGTCAACAGGAAAAATGCAGTAAAGAATATAATTCGACATTGTGTCACTTGCTATCGCGCCgaaccacaaaccccaaactataTCATGGGAAATCTGCCAAAAAATCGCACAATCTTTAAAAGGGCTTTTTTGCAATCCGGAATCGATTTCTGCGGGCCGTTTTACATtatagaaaagaaatttcaaaatcgaAAGAAAATTAAGATCTATGTTTGCGTGTTTGTATGTTTCGCGACAAAAGCTGTACATATTGAAATCGTCAGCGATCTAAGCTCCGACGCTTTTGTAGCATGTTtaagtagatttttttcaagaCGAGGAAAAAGCTCGGATCTGTATTACGATAACGCTACTAACTTTGTAGGGGCAAAAAACGAACTTGCCAAAATTTAGAATTCTTAAGATCTCAGAAAGTTTACGCAACAATCTCCTGTGTACTTGCTAATCATAATATCAATTGGCATTTCATACCCCCGCGTTCGCCTCACTTTGGTGCACTCTGGGAAGTTGGTGTCAAATCGTTTAAGTATCATATAGTGCGCGTTATCGGCAAACAAACTGTAACCTATTAACAATTTACTACACTTGCAACTGAGAtcgaagcaattttaaattctcgacCGTTAACACCAGTTCCTTCTGATCCTATTGACCAAGCAGCCTTATCTCCCGGTCACTTTCTCATAGCTGACTCTTTAACAGGTGTGCCAGAACACGATTTGACGGACGTGCCGTCAGGACGGCTTTCGTCTTGGCAGCAGGTTCGACAAATGAAGCAACATTTTTGGAAGCGCTGGAGTAAAGAATATTGAAATGAGTTAACTGTACGAAAAAGTGGCACGAAGGTACTACAAATGACATAAAAATCGGTCAAATTGTAACACTTCGAAACGATAACCTACCTGCAATGCAATGGAACCTTGGGCTATAATTGAAACTCATCCAGGTCCGGCTGGAGTAATTCGTGTCGTCACTATAAAAACTGCCGGGAAAAACCTTGTCGGACTTTCCGCCTTACATCGTGCATCATCGGAACTTGTAACGCCTTCGGACGCTGGATTTTACCCCCACCTTCAAAATTTTGTGAATCTTGTCCGTATTTCGAAATCTACAACGGACCATGAGTCAGTCGATTTTTAACACCGCAACCAAATTCTTAACTAACTACTTGCAGCGTCCCTTGTAGTTCTCTCGACTAAAATAAATTCTTGTTTCACTTTGTATTCTGTatcaatttcgttaaaatttaaattatattatcataacttgttgaattgatttattttttaagcaaccCTCCTCATaattaaatctcttgaattttaatgCGCACAGATCTATGGTACGGCTCTTCGGATAACGAAAACTCCGGGATAGCGCACGACCATAATACAATACAACACAAAATATGATTATAATTACTCTGTTCGCTGTaaccttaaaattttaacatcaaTCAGTCAGGGTCATTTTCGGTCAAGTATGTTTTTATTAATGAATACATATACATCagagaaatattaaataattttcatatttttctattgcttATTTTGTGCAAagattcacatttgtttaattaatattatgattGGCAAGGTTCATGCAATAGTTGAGCTCCTAAAACTTTTCCAACTATTGAATGGACCAACATCCATGCACCGTCTTTAAAAAAGCAATGAGTTTTAAGATAGGGATGATCGTGAAATTGGTGAAATGGTACGAAATTTTCAGATAGAAGGCGAACTTCGTGAATTACTCCTGTCACATTATTTTTCCATACCCCTATTTCATAGCCTTCAAAATGGAAAGTATAAGTTGGTatccctgaaaataaaaaatgtttagttttcattgtttatgagtccaaaataaaataaaataattgttaataataattttaaattaatccttaacaaaaatctctaaacgatattgtcgatttcgatggTCACGATTTGCGTTTTCGACTGTTATATCCGAACTGAATTCagtgaaattaaattgaaatccaacaaaatttagaaaaattgtaaatttttcaaaattcgaattataacaaaatttttgtcattttttttatttaaaattattcaaatattttttagatttttctttacGAAACATTACAGattcaaactattaaattttgttaagtaaGTTTCAAAtgagttaatatttcaacagaattaaagacaattcagaaataagTGTAGACCTGAATTAAAAAGCCCTTTATTTTCTCTTACTCTAATGTTAGATGATTGACgttattttctcaaattatttactttttgtattttgatttttcataagatttatatcatttaaacagttaaatcttATTGCATATAATTGGACAAGTAaagagaaaaaatctaaaaaaataatagtaatagactaaaaaaaatgttaaatgtctctttttatactaaaatataaatctgtaaccaaaaaaggaaacgtttttaaaattgttttctgttggttacaaattttagaggttataatcaaattaattccgttaaaaattattttatttagttcaaaattttattcaggTCTACACTTAtttctgaattatcttgaatAGTGTTAAAATATGAATAGTGTTGAAATATGTTCTTTAATTCCTGGGCATTTTCAGgggcttgaaaaaattttaaaagatcaccGGAAACATTGTAactgaaacagttaattttacaaaatgagacaagaaattaattttcaatttgataatagcaacttttaaccaaaaatgtaacagttgaattttattttcaacaaaaaagcagacaagaaattttcaacaaaatagttgctgAGTAGGCTTGAGCCCACCCATAATATAActaaacctaataataaaataaacctaatacCTATCTTGaattactatttttgaaaatattttcagtgaacccacccataaaataaaaatcgttcCGTCGCCCCTACTCGAGAAGATACCAAAAATACACTCTAAAGATACGAGAATTTCGTAAATCGAGATCTCCAAAACTACGACAGTAAAAGGGGCTCCCACTCCTGCAACGTTTAGATTTCGGGGGTATTGCGTTATAATGCACACAGGCTTACTCCGCGCACGCATACGTCGAATTAAGGGCAGCGCGCAATCGCGCGTACTTGACTAAGATAGGTCAGGGgtagaagaaagaaaaaatcagCCCGCCCCTTTGGAGTCGAGacgctcgtatctgtggagcACTCGCAACTTTTAAGCTCatatctttattgtttaaaattaattaagtaacCTGGTAGATTTGAAGATATCTTGCCAGCCTCAGCTCCCAAAAATTCTCCATAATGTGCTTTAATCACCACAAACTCTGCGCCAGATTCTTTAACGTATTCGATGCCTATGTCCCCTGACAGGTTACGCAACATGGTATCTGCAATAAAATCTATAGGCTGAAGGCGAACTTTTTCCACAAAATGTCCAGCAGGATTATCCCATAGTGCAAATGTTCTCTGATGATAAGTGATAGTCCTAGTTGGAGCAAAAGCGCCAAGATGCAGAGGAATGTTTTGAGTTACCACGGCATTTAAttctgtaaagagaaaaaaaaggttgATCATACACTGAGCAATTCAAAGCTCCTGACAATACAGAAGAGTAAGAGGCGGATCAGCTGAAATTAACAGTTTCTCGCTGACCGATCGCGCCTCTTCAGCGATCTATCTGCTTCTGTCAGAAATCTACCGAAGCCCCAAACAAGtagagattttttggaaaaaggtaTACAAGATCCTGAAAACACTGGAGTTAAAAGAAGGTGCTGATATCATCTGCTTCAAGAAGTTTGACGATAACCTCATAACCTCTGAGGAGGAATTTCCATCAACCAGTGGTGTagaagtgaaaaaagtaattatggaCACAAGGAACTTTTCCACTGCAAGACCAGATGGTTTCAAgagcttctggtggaagaagcttACTATTGTGGTATAGCCTAGAgtttttcagcgatgcagtttttatctccttaatcgttgaaaatcgatgtcctttcatggatctcttcagttttgggaaaagaaaaaagtcactgggggccaaattcgGTGAATATGGAGGTTGAGGCATGAccgtggtgctgtttttggtcagaaaatctttcacaagcaacgatgaaggagcaggtgcattatcgtgatgcaaaagccagaaattgtttttccaaagttccggacgttttttgcgtatcgcctctcgcaaatggcgcataacttgaaggtaatactccttattgaccgtacgaccttttggtaagaattcctgatgcactacgccacggtaatcaaagacagtgagcaaaaccttcacatttgaccgaacttgacgtgcttttttcggtcttggagatacaggatgcttccactgagacgattgggctttagtttcgacgttataaccatatacccacgattcattccCAGTTATAAACCTTTTAAGAAAATCagtatcattattgacttcattcaacatctcctgagcgatggtcatgcgatggatcttttgataaaaattaagcagttttagaacaaatttcgctgacacacgtctcatgcccaaaacgtccaaaaagatagcatggcatgagccaaccgatatgccaaaatATTCAGCagcttctctgatggtaattcggcgatttttcaaaaccatttcttccactgcttgaacgttttcatctgttgttgacgtgctgggacgtccagggcgaggttcgtctacGACATCCTCtgggccttcttggaacagcttgtaccacttatacacattttgcttactcagagtagactcaccgtatgcaactgtcaacatttcaagagtcttagagcactggattccatttttcacacaaaatttaatgcaaactctttgctccttttttttcgaaagaagaaaatcgccgagcacaccaaacccttctaaccttttacgcctgtgccagaaaaacaacacgagctatatagtcaaaactgtggacatatgatcgtgacgagtgtaccaacacaacaaaacaaaaaatataaaacttcaatgtacgtagcccgcgaaaattgaaaagtcaccttactttttgaacacacctcgtacatctGGCCCtcatattcacctcatatttaaggTCGGAAACGCCCATTCCGAAATGGCTGGCATTAGGACAGACTGCACTCCTACCGAAAAAGGCAACTTGTCGAACCTAGAAAAGTCATCCTTGGGTCGTTTCTTGTCCCCAAGATAATGAGTTTATCAAGATAAAATTAGACTGCCTCCTTCGCATATCTAGTCCGATTGCGACATCTTTTGTATTTATAGTTAGTACTGTGTTTAGGTGATCGACACCCTGATCAATGTGGGCTACCTCCTCCCTCCATTCCATCAAAGAGGCGAACGCATCAATTTACTTTTATCGAAAAATACCTTATATTAATCAAGAAGTTCAAACTCGTTCTCCAGAAGTTGATGTGGCAGTGCGATAGTTAGCACAACAGAAAGGTGGTTTTCCCTAGCATTGAAGAATTTGTCCCTAGAGGACCTTTCTGGGTAACAGGTGTTCCCGTGGTAAAAAGCTCCAGGATCAAATTGGTTCAAATGTTATACCCTGCAGTTGAAATCCCCACCCATAGCGATTAGCAAATCAAGAATGAAATTGAAATCCGGTACAATACGGAATTAAGATTCTCTATGTAATCATTGAAGTCAACTAAGGGGAAATATAAACAAGACCGAGTACGAAACAGTCCAAACGAGATTGGTTTTTATGAAACATGCAGTTTGGTGATATAGAGATTTCCTGAATATTATAGGATTTGATATCATATAAAATGAGCAGACCACCCCTAGCCCTTACATGTAATCGAAGGAGGCTAATTTTCTCACTCTCCAGTCAAGTCTCACATACACAGAGAATATCAAGGTTCCCTAAGTGATCACAGAtatcaattatattgttaaaaccGTGAAGgttccaataaattatttaagcgaTTACAGAGTTACCGGAAGAGTTGCGCGGTGCAGCATCAGGTGCTAATCATGTAGAATCTCTGCGGCAATATTATAATCTTGAGCAGATTTCACTCACACGTCTTTGAGGATTTCTCGCCTCCGTTGTTTATCCCCGCCACCTGCTGTCCCTGATGCTCATATATTAGCTGATCCACCT comes from the Belonocnema kinseyi isolate 2016_QV_RU_SX_M_011 chromosome 6, B_treatae_v1, whole genome shotgun sequence genome and includes:
- the LOC117175314 gene encoding uncharacterized protein LOC117175314, which gives rise to MIKFIASRWVRFVFSKLIVIKKYNIAIANDRSKGEMEERRALNDKVHNHQLNAVVTQNIPLHLGAFAPTRTITYHQRTFALWDNPAGHFVEKVRLQPIDFIADTMLRNLSGDIGIEYVKESGAEFVVIKAHYGEFLGAEAGKISSNLPGIPTYTFHFEGYEIGVWKNNVTGVIHEVRLLSENFVPFHQFHDHPYLKTHCFFKDGAWMLVHSIVGKVLGAQLLHEPCQS